One genomic segment of Suncus etruscus isolate mSunEtr1 chromosome 15, mSunEtr1.pri.cur, whole genome shotgun sequence includes these proteins:
- the TOMM20 gene encoding mitochondrial import receptor subunit TOM20 homolog — protein sequence MVGRNSAIAAGVCGALFIGYCIYFDRKRRSDPDFKNRLRERRKKQKLAKERAGLSKLPDLKDAEAVQKFFLEEIQLGEELLAQGEYEKGVDHLTNAIAVCGQPQQLLQVLQQTLPPPVFQMLLTKLPTISQRIVSAQSLAEDDVE from the exons ATGGTCGGTCGCAACAGCGCCATCGCCGCGGGCGTGTGCGGAGCCCTGTTCATCGGCTACTGCATCTACTTCGACCGCAAGCGCCGGAGTGACCCCGATTTCAAGAACAGGCTGCGAGAAC gaagaaagaaacaaaagcttGCCAAGGAGAGAGCTGGGCTTTCCAAg TTGCCTGACCTTAAAGATGCTGAAGCTGTTCAGAAattctttcttgaagaaatacAGCTTGGTGAAGAGTTACTAGCACAAG GGGAATATGAGAAGGGTGTGGACCATCTGACAAATGCAATTGCTGTGTGTGGGCAGCCACAGCAGTTACTGCAAGTGTTGCAGCAAActcttccaccaccagtgttccagATGCTCCTGACTAAGCTTCCAACAATTAGTCAG AGAattgtcagtgctcagagcttggcTGAAGATGATGTGGAATGA